The Halotia branconii CENA392 region TAAAACTTCTTTTTCGCCTACACGCACCTGTCGCATGTCACCATCTTTGAGGTCATTGACATTGGCGGCGATCGCTTCTATATATTTCATAAATATTCTCAAATGGACAACAGTTGAATCATTACGAATTACACACTGGCGACTGAACCACCATCTACCCGGTAGTTAGCACCTAAAACAAAACTTGATTGTTCAGAACACAAAAAGCCAATCACAGCCGCTACTTCTTCGGGTTTACCGCGTCGATTCAGTTCGAGATGAGGGCGTTGTTCTTCGAGAAAACTTGCCACAGCCTGATCAAAGTCAACACCCATTTTTTGCGATCGCTTTTCCATCATCGCATCTGTCATGGGGGTGGCAACAAAAGCAGGAGAAACTGTATTTACTAACACACCATCTTTGCCGTAGGCTTTTGACAAGCCTTTGGCAAGGTTAAGCACACCAGCTTTGCAAGCACAGTAAGGTAGTTCATCTGCATAAGGCTGTACAGCATCTTCTGAACTAATTAAAACTACTCGTCCCCAACCAGCCTCACGCATTAACGGAATAAAGGCGCGACAGGTACGTACTGCTGCCATTAAATCTACTTCAATAGCCTTGTACCAATCTTCATCGCTAATTTCTAGAAAATCTCCAGTAGCTCCGGTAATACCTGCTGCATTCACTAAGATGTGAACTGTACCAAAATGCTCAAGAATTTGGCGTTTACCTGCTTCAATTTCTTCAGGTTTGGTTAAGTCTACCTGAACTCCCAGCACTTCTCCAAAGGGTTTTATCTTTTCGACGGCGTGCTGAAGTGACTCTGAGGTTTTGTCAATGAGAGCTACCTTTGCCCCCTCACGAGCTAGCAGTTCGGCTGTTGCTTTACCAATACCAGAATCACCTCCAGTAACTACAGCGATTTTACCTTTTAATCCAAGATCCATTATGCAATTCCTTATCTAGTAATTATTTCGTCTCAATAAACTCACAAATCGGTGAGACGATGATTAATTTCTAAAAGTTTAGTGAGACAGTTTTAACTTTGACATCTCACTTTATTAAAAATAAATTCAGTTATTCAACTAATCATAGATATATTTATGAAATCAATTATTCAGTCTTAAGACGGATATCAACCAATTAATATCAAAGTAAAACCCCAGAACTGGGAGTTTCTGGGGCTATTAACCTGACCACCTTTATAGTTGTAATTGAAAAATCTTTGGAATGCCGCTTTGTGAAAGACTTATATATCTAGTTTTTGTCCAAAACACACTCGAAAAACAAAGCAAATAATTCATTTAAACAAAGTTCTCGCAATTTTTAATTTCTAGTTTTTGTCACTTACACTATAAACAGAAATCAAAAATACTG contains the following coding sequences:
- a CDS encoding SDR family NAD(P)-dependent oxidoreductase; translation: MDLGLKGKIAVVTGGDSGIGKATAELLAREGAKVALIDKTSESLQHAVEKIKPFGEVLGVQVDLTKPEEIEAGKRQILEHFGTVHILVNAAGITGATGDFLEISDEDWYKAIEVDLMAAVRTCRAFIPLMREAGWGRVVLISSEDAVQPYADELPYCACKAGVLNLAKGLSKAYGKDGVLVNTVSPAFVATPMTDAMMEKRSQKMGVDFDQAVASFLEEQRPHLELNRRGKPEEVAAVIGFLCSEQSSFVLGANYRVDGGSVASV